One Desulfobulbus oligotrophicus DNA segment encodes these proteins:
- the prxU gene encoding thioredoxin-dependent peroxiredoxin (Most members of this family contain a selenocysteine.), which produces MADSPAIGCARPTGGLVGQPHETEEQQTAPPVKEEKKMIQVGKPAPDFAAPAYHKGQFTSFKLSDHLGKWIVLCFYPGDFTFVUATEISAVADHYPKFQELGVEVFSVSVDSVFVHKMWDDHELSKMVTGGIPFPMLSDGGGKVGEAYGVYDPDAGVENRGRFIIDPDGIIQGYEVLSPPVGRYVAETIRQIQAFQLVRATKGAEATPSGWKPGKLTLKPGPDLVGKVWEVWKVSMESE; this is translated from the coding sequence ATGGCTGATAGTCCTGCGATTGGTTGTGCCCGCCCGACCGGAGGTCTGGTAGGTCAACCACATGAAACAGAAGAACAACAGACAGCACCACCAGTAAAGGAGGAAAAAAAGATGATTCAGGTAGGAAAGCCAGCCCCTGATTTTGCGGCTCCCGCATATCATAAGGGCCAGTTCACCTCATTTAAACTTTCTGATCACTTGGGAAAATGGATTGTCCTGTGTTTTTATCCAGGTGATTTCACTTTTGTTTGAGCAACCGAAATATCGGCGGTCGCCGATCATTATCCGAAGTTTCAAGAACTTGGTGTTGAAGTGTTTTCCGTGAGTGTGGACAGCGTTTTTGTTCACAAGATGTGGGATGACCACGAACTGTCTAAAATGGTCACCGGAGGTATCCCTTTCCCCATGCTTTCCGATGGTGGAGGCAAGGTTGGGGAAGCGTATGGCGTGTACGACCCGGACGCCGGCGTGGAAAACCGCGGTCGATTCATCATCGATCCCGACGGCATTATCCAGGGGTATGAAGTGCTGAGTCCACCGGTGGGCCGATATGTGGCCGAGACCATACGCCAGATACAGGCCTTTCAACTTGTACGGGCAACTAAGGGCGCTGAAGCAACTCCCTCAGGTTGGAAGCCGGGCAAGCTCACCCTCAAGCCGGGTCCGGATTTAGTCGGTAAGGTTTGGGAGGTCTGGAAAGTCAGCATGGAAT